The nucleotide window GTGCCGCTTCAAACGGCCCGGCCAGTTCTGGACGCCCAAAGGCATGCGCCATCTGGCCGCACTCTCCGAGGCACGCCATAATCACCACTGGGATCAACTCTGGTTCACTACCTAATCGGGGGCAGTGTCAAGATGCGCCCATGCAAGGGGCGAGGAGTGAAGTTCGAAGGGCGAGAGCGGTTGTAAAGCCGTCTCGCCCCATAATTTCCCGATATTGGCCCGCCGGTGCAACCGGCTCAAATCATGTGGCAGAACATCGCGTCGCGCAGCTTCGGCTCGAACCACGTGCTCTTCGGCGGCATGATGCCACCCGCATCCGCGATGGTCATCAGATCCTCGATGCTCGTCGGGAACATGCTGAAAGCGCAGGCATACTCGCCGCTATTCACCAGTTTTTCCAGCTCCGCCGTGCCGCGGATGCCACCTACGAAATTGATCTTCTTGCTCGTGCGCGGGTCGTCGATGCCGAAGATCGGCGCCAGCACATACTTCTGCAAAAGCGTCACATCCAGCTTCTCGATCGGATCATTCGTCGCCGCGAAGTGCGGACGGAAATGCAGCGTGTACCATTGACCGCCGATGAAGAAGCCCAGCTCATGCTTGCGCGTCGGCTTGGCCGCCCCCTTCGGCGTGATGATGAACACCTTGTCCAGCTTCTCCATGAGCTGTTCCACCGTGTTACCATTCATCTCCTTCAACACCCGGTTATAAGGCAAAATCTGCATCTGGTTATGCGGGAAGATCACCGTCAGGAACCCATCACTGTGCCCGGCCCCTTTGCGCGAGGTGAACACCCGCCCCGCTGCCGCACTGCGATGATGCCCGTCCGCGATGTAGAGATACGGGATCTTCGCGAACTCCGCCTCGATGAACTGGATCGTCTCTGCGTCATCGATCACCCACGCCGTATGCCGCACACCATCCTTCGCCGTGATGTCGATGTTCGGTGCTTGCGCCGTCTTCTTCGCCACCAGCACATCAAGCGCCGCCACCGCCTTATAGG belongs to Verrucomicrobiia bacterium and includes:
- a CDS encoding DUF1015 family protein — protein: MATLKPFAALRPKPELAAQICELPYDVMSSEEAREMAAGNPLSFLHVSKPEIDLAPGTDLYSAPVYAKGAENFAKMIASGALVQDKQPCFYLYRQIMGGHSQTGLVAAASCQEYLDGVIKKHEFTRPDKEDDRVRHIETLNSQTGPVFLTYKAVAALDVLVAKKTAQAPNIDITAKDGVRHTAWVIDDAETIQFIEAEFAKIPYLYIADGHHRSAAAGRVFTSRKGAGHSDGFLTVIFPHNQMQILPYNRVLKEMNGNTVEQLMEKLDKVFIITPKGAAKPTRKHELGFFIGGQWYTLHFRPHFAATNDPIEKLDVTLLQKYVLAPIFGIDDPRTSKKINFVGGIRGTAELEKLVNSGEYACAFSMFPTSIEDLMTIADAGGIMPPKSTWFEPKLRDAMFCHMI